Genomic DNA from Prunus persica cultivar Lovell chromosome G1, Prunus_persica_NCBIv2, whole genome shotgun sequence:
CTGACCTTTTTCAATGTTTCTCTTGTTGGTTCAAATCCAGCATTAACCTGTCCAAACGCTTGTTAAATTCTTCACAGAGACAGCAAAATATGTACTATGAGCAAAGTGAACCCATCAATCACAAAAAGAATGCAGTTACCATGTCATCAATCACAGAGAGAGCAGATTTTGGATCTTTGTTGACAAGATGAGCATCTACAAGTAACGAATATGACTTCGCGTTGGGTTTGACGCCCAGACTTACCAAGTGCCCAAATACGTTTGAAGCTTCTACAGTCTGCCATACACCCATACAACTAGTTCAGTAAGGTGTTAGCGTGTTTTACGTATGTGATGCAAATGCAAATTTTGACTCTTATGGGTGTGATGCAGGCCCATAAGAAAATCATATTTCTGCCCCAACTGGCTCCACACAAGAAGGTAGAGAAGCCAGTCCTAAGAATATGGCACAACAGCTGATAAGGGCTAATGAGAGAATGCAATTCACCTGCTTGAACTTTCCAAAAGCATACATGAGACAATTGTAAGAATGAATATCAGGGGTCAATTCAAAGCTGGAACTAATTGCGTCAAAAGTTTGGTAAGCTCGCTCGATGTGCCAGATATTTGCGCAACCTAATATGATGCAATTCAAAGCAGCAACAGACTTGTAAGGAGGGTCTGCACGGCTCAAATTCTCTAGTTGATAATACACCTGGGGCATATCAGTATGTTTCAAGTTAGTAAGgtacaaaaaatttcataaaagcATTCACTGGATACGCGTAGAACATAGTCACGTATGATACATCACATGTCTTGTGAGACAGAATATTAAGGTCCATATATTCATCAACCAgaataaacaacaaaattaaaataatagaatAATGGATAAGACTTAGTACTAGCAGATAGAAAGAAGGACATACTGAGTCCAAAGTTTCAAAACCTCCCTTGGAGCATGCCACGACCAAAGGATGTAAAGAGGTAAATGGAGAGAACAGTTCCTCTTCTTTATCAGAATTGCCATAAGCAGACTCATATTCATGAAGAGTACTAAAAGCTCTTTGTAGACTCCCTAGCGATGCAAGGGCACAAATTTTCCCACGGTAAGATTCTGGATTAGGGGCCTTCTTTTGGCGCAATGAGCGCCGTAAGATTGCCCATGATGCATCCAGTAGAGTAGTACTGTGCGTCCTAGCGGCAGTTGCGAGTGCCGACACAAGCAATCCTTCATctacagaaagaaaaacagcAGGTCTTGCTTGCTCACCCCTGGCAATCCATTTGGCCATAAACTCCAGGGCATGAAATGCTAACTTGCTGTTATCAACTTGCAGAGCAACTTCTGCAATATAGTTGCACATATTCCAGGGCGGACAAAGAGCTTTGTTCTGATCCATTGACTGATAACATAAAATGGAACAAACTTACATGAGGAAACATCAAGCAGAATTTTCACCTCCTCAGTCTAAATATCTACGGTTTGAATCATATACCTTGCACTTGTCAATTATTGAAACCAAGATATCTAGCTTTCCCTTATCGGCACAGCCTTGTACACAATCTCTAAACACCGCCATTGACAACATATAACCAGATTTTAAAGTCAAATCTATATATTTCAAGGCCGCATCAATTCGGTCCGTTTGAAACAGCATGCCGACAACCAAGTCATATGACTCATCATCAGGCGGAGATTCGTTCCCTGTCTGCAACATCCTGATACATTAAAGTGAAACAGattcatgaaatatgaatGCATCATTAAAGACACAAACGGCCTCAATCAGTAGTTCAACAAGACAACTTTCTTCCACTAATTATACAAGTTATGACTAAATGCAAATCACCATTTCATTAATGTAAGAAAAACAGATAACGAAAGCTTAACAGAATCATAACCACAATGCACAAAGAGCTGACCTTTCGAGCAATTTCTCAGCTGCATCGATCTCTCTGGCCTGGTGCATGGACTTGAGGACGAGATTAAACGACGCCGTGTTGGGCGTGACGCCATAGTCCTCCATATGCCCGACCAGATCGAGCATCTGCCCAGGTGAGGCTCCGGTCATCAAATTGGCCCTCAAGTAATGGTTATACAAGTTCACATCGGGCTTATTGGGCTTCCCGTTCTTGTCCAGAGACCGAATCCAAAACTCGAACAGCTGCTTCATGTCTGCCCATCTCTGCGAGGTCATCCAATCTGCGAACACATTCATTAGGCTCTGCACGTCTAGGGTTTGCGAGAGGGCATGGATGCGAGAGCTAGGGGATTGGTTAAGGAACCCTAGGGGGAGCAGAGACTGAGTCATGGACGAGTTGGGGATCGGGTTTCGCCAGTTCTCGTTGTACAACGGGCTTCCGGAGGCTGGGTTCGGAGGGAGCGGGGTCGAGGGGATGGGATGAGTTGGCTCGGCGAGTTGGAGCTCCTGCGAGAGAAATGAGAAGGTTGTGATGGTCTTGAATCCCGGGttcgggtttagggttttggccAGCGTTCGCGTGCGTGCGAGGATCGCCATTTGTGTCGCCATTGTTGGAGCTCAGTGACAGTTGGAGTGGACTGTGATtagtttagggttttgagGTTTGTATCATGATCAGAAAGGTGAAATGGTTATCGTGCTGTGCGGCCCGCTTCTGGGAAGGGCAGTATGGTAAACTGAAAATGGAGTGGCACTGTGACCCCTTTTTTTTGGGCCTAGTTTTAGAGTTCTTATGGGCTCTCAATAGAAACACCAGAAAACTGCACACTGCTAATTTTCTGTGAAACCCAATGGCTCTCTCTCCAACCCAAGTGTATACTGAATCATGTTTTTGCTCTCATGTAAGGAGAGATACTTGGGTGTCGCGGTTGTATATAATCATGTGAATTTATCTCTATCGTCACGTTATAAAACATgactaataaaataagtaataCTAAATTACCTTAATGATTGAAGTTggtaattataaaataatttcccTGATTATTTTATATCATTTTCTTGGCTTTTTGGTTAACTCTTTAATAACACAGTTGTCAGCCAAATTGGTTTTGCATTACAGCAAATCAACTTTAAAAACTCAGAATAAGACAATCATTAACAAGGCTTGCAAGTAAAACATTTTCACAACCATGCATACACATCGGCTGTCAAGACTaacacaacaaacaaaaaggccAAGAGGGCCAAGCAGATCAAACCCGGCAAGCTCAACAAACAGTTTGATGAGAACATCATCACATGGACGGCTTGGATGTTGGTAAAAGATCAAATTATCacaacatttttgttttgttttttctttttgttgttgtgaattTCATAACCgaataaaaagaaggaagaaaaagtgtTTCTTTTTGCAAGTGGTGTTAAGGTAGCAAAGGAAGACTTTGATTGATTTCATTGTGAACTTTACTGTTGTTGAAGGTTCTATTCCATTtaggagagagatggagagagagggggagagcATCTGCCTTTTGTTTCTGTGGTCCAATTATTCTCCTTTGGGCCGGTTCGGAATTTCAAATCCCCAATCACACACTTTTGAGACTCATCCAATAAAGTCATCCAAAAGCAACCACAGAATTTCAAAAACAAGACATGTCTAGTGTTTCTCCTTTTGGCCTCTCCCCACCTAACACAGTTGCTTGCATTGACCCACatcatacaaaattaaaacttaattACTTAACTAAACCCTTTTGATTAACTTTCATTAATGTTTCGTGATATTCGTGAGATTTTGCAGAGCACCGACATAGTGTTAgtgttcttcttcttgctttcTTCCTGTAGAATGTTTTAgatattgaattgaattaatatGGTGACTGGAAAAGGTATAGCTATTGGCTTCTGTGCTGTTTCAGACTgacttttatgaagaaatgCGTCGTAAGTATCGAGTCATCACTCCATTGGTTTCTTGGTGTTACCCTATTTTCAAATACTTATATGCTGCTGCTGACATGTGTGGCATGGCTTGGGAGTGGAAGGTGCATGCCTTTGACTTCAACTTCAAGCTATACATACCCTAGGTTGAGTATGTCGACCAAAAGCCAAAATCCTATGCAATGATTTAGGGCCAAGAGACTAGGCTAACCTAATTAAGaatcaaataaaatgaagagtcatttgttggTCTTGTGTACTTTCTATAAAATATGTCACATGCTTAATTCGTTTCGTTATAAATTACTTACGTATGCGTGGACGATTGACCTTACTAGATGTGGttgatgaaaattttcaacaaattaTGTGTGTTTGTCACAGTATAACAAATATTTGATCAAATTTTTTGCATGCCGAGCTTTATGAGATGGGAAAGGAATAGAGAAAGGGTTTGGGTTTAGCAGCTGGGGATGATCCAGCTTCCCTAATGCCTAGCTTTCTATATAGCTTTTGGGCTGAAAACTTTTCAATGTAGTTTTAGAAACTTGGAAATAAAGATAGAGAAAAAGCAGCAGCAAATTCAATTCACCCATCtgtaccccaaaaaaattgaattcacCAATAATGTGCAAAAGCCATGTCCACAGCAGAGATAATGATGCATGCCAAAAATGAGATGCTTATGCCTGATATCCCCAATCAAAGCAAAAAATAGGACACCACAGTGCTAGCTCATTGTAACAACACATAGCATAAAAGATCTCCATGAACCTCATGGTGGGGCCGCCAGAGAGTACCAACCTAGCTAGGTTAAACCAGGTTGGGTTAACTTTTGACCACCCACTTGAGTTTAAGACCGTTCACAAACAGTCGAGTACATGACAAAAGCCATCAGCTTGCTCAGCTCCCTAGAACACTCTCCCCTAACAGATATAAactatattataaatataaagcaGCATTCTGCCACataatgtatataaataaataaaaagcttAATTTAAAAAAGGTTTAAAACCATATCAAATAGAGATATCAGATACCCACCGTCCTTCTCTCTCATATTATTTGCCTATTTGCCTACTAGAAATCTCCATTCTGTGCatcacagctctctctctctctctctctctctctacacactatctctctctctggagCCATCTTCATTTCTAGCTCAACCAACTATCATTTTCTCTTAATCTTGCATCAATCATGGCTGCTTTAGTGTATATAGTGATTTTATTGGCCCTGACTGGCCATTCAAGTAAGCTCTCCTGGATTGTGCTTTAGTGTATatagttctttttctttattttcccaATCTTAGTTCTTAGATGTGAAGGCTGTAGATCATTGCAACCCTTTAATTCCCATCAAGGAAGAGCTTCTCCTAAGTGAAAAAGTTTtaatctttcttctcttttgttttcttgctcTGTTTTCTCACCCCATCTGATAAATGTCTCCATGATAACACCTTTACTTTGTACATTAGAGCTCATGTATGTGGCCAAAAATTGTTCTTGAGAGTGCCTTTCTTTCTGGTTTtctttaaaggaaaaaatgttTTCCTTTATCTGGATTTAATGCTTTCATTTCCTTTGaagaaaattgaactgatttccttgctttttctGGGATAGGTGCTACTTATTGCATATGTAAAGATGGAGTTGGTGACTCGGCCCTCCAGAAGGCACTGGATTATGCTTGTGGAGCTGGAGCTGACTGTTCTCCCATCCTTCAAAGCGGTGCGTGTTACCAACCCAACACTATCAAAGATCACTGCAACTATGCTGTCAACAGCTATTTCCAAAGGAAGGGCCAAACTGCACAGAGCTGCGATTTTGCAGGCGCTGCTACACAGAGCCCAACTGCTCCAAGTAAGTTCAATCCTTCTAGGctttgaagatttttttttattttttatttttcctaatcactgattttatttttctgtgtttttttccttcttggtGATTAACAGCATCAAGTTCCACTTCCACTTGTGTTTATCCTTCAAGTACCAGGTAGGTGTCATAGTTTTTATGTCTGATATTGAATCTTGACTTTGCAAATTTTAATGAGCATTTTTTCAATGTCTTTAAATGCATTTTTCCCATTTTCCCACCTactggaaagaaaaagaaaataccaaaaaattaaaaaaaccttgCTTTTGGAAACAGAGTTCTTAGTTCTGGTctgcaatatattttttttagtctGTCAAAACTTTCTTGTTCTACATATGTGGATTTATTTCCTTTGCCCAAATATTGTTCTCCCGCAAAAGTTCCTTTGTTGATGatgtttgaattgaatttcatCCCATTGTCAAGAATCTAGCTCCCCTgaattttcttataatttatgCGGGGGTTGATGGTAGGTACAACCTCTCACTCTGTACTTGAATGTTTGTTCTGAATAAGCATCAACGACTGGTAGAGTAATGTTCAAGAGTGTTCATGAGCATTTTTGGGGACAGTCATTAAGAAAAGTAGATCTACCAGGCCCCTCCATTAGTTAACTTAATAATGTCTTAGGTTGATTTCACAGACTCACAGCTGTGAGCTGTATATCGTAAGCTCTTTGTCCTCTTTCTTCCTATATCTTGACATCTCGGTCTCACTGATCTCAGCTTGACATATGTTTTACTACACATGCCACTATAATTAAGGTCCCCTTTGGCCTTTGCTTACTTTGCAACATGTTTAATCTTTCAGCTTGTATATGTAATTAgcagaaaattaaattcacccttaacataatttttatattttattataccaTGTGTTGGATTGAATCtggattttgttgttgttcatCTCTTTTGTTCAGCCAAGCAGGAACTGGCTCTACAAACTCAACCACAACTCCAAGTACAACTCCAAGCACAACTCCGACAACAGGCACAACTCCAACCACAGGAACCACTCCAACCACGGGAACCACTCCAACCACAGGAACCACATCTCCCTCATCAGTGTTTGGGATAAGCCCCACCGGCAGTGGCAGCCTCACCGACAATACTGGTGGTGTGGCTTCTATGAAAGGCACAAACTGCTTGTTTTGCTCTCTGACTTCAACTCTCTTGTTCTCAGTGTTTTTGCTGCTGTGGGGTTGATCAGCTAAAGGCCAATGAGCACAAGGGAGGGAGATACGCATTGGTGGGGGGTTTTGATTATGtggattataaaattttaccaTGGTCAGGAATATGGGTGGGTAGGCATGTAATATGACATTTGGGTTGTTTAGGGAATTGGAAAACATCTGCAAAGGCAAAAACCCCAttagggttttctttgtttttgcttttgtttttcttcctccaatGTGAAAAAGCTGGGAATTCGATTCCATTTTGAGTGGTGATATATATGACTGCTAGTGCTGCCTATATGGTGCGGGGTAGGCAGAACCTGATCTCTTCTTTTtagatttttccttttgtatatgtgtatgagGGCCGAGAGAGGcagtattttttaatttaatggaACTATGCTACCCCTACCATTCTACCCTATCATGTCATATTATTTGGTAATTTCCTTCGTTAGCTTAGAGATTAAAATTCATGTCATATTATTTGGTAATTTCCTTCGTTAGCTTATTGATTAATCATATATCCCTTGTATCCGAGGTCTTGTGATTAATCATATATCCCTTGTATCCGAGGTCTTGTGTTGAGAGGTGTCACGATCACCTATCATTTAGGACTCTTTCTTAAGCCCCAATCACTTTTGTTAATGCCTTATCATTTAGGCTTTACCATCAACTTACGTATCCTAGTGCTGCAGCTGCACTACCAAATTTGTGGCCGAACTTTGTTGGTGCATCACTGGCCAAAAGATAAAGGAGAAAGGGACTCGCTTCCTTTTGGTCGCATCTATTCTATCGGTTCAAACTCACAAGTTTggtagattttattttattatcttaTTTAGTCCGATGTTTTATGAATGTGTAGAACCAACTTGTCAAAAgttctatttataatttcaaataaatacaAGACAGCAGAAAGTAAACCAAAAATATCAACTTTTACACCGTCAAATTCATAGAAAACTGATTAAATTGAATCGAACTTGTCcattaattagaaaataaaccaaaaatatataacttAAATAGTACGGCTTAATTGTAGCAATGGTCCGGAATTATATCCGTACATCTCATTTTAAAGGGATAATGCTATCACTATAACTAGTAAATAACTGAATTGGTCTTGTGTAGAGGGGATCTACCGCAACCTCACTAAATACAAAATCAAGTATTCTATATTGCTTACTCTTCATATTATAAAGATGTAAATGGAGTGTAGGGTTGTCGACTTCTAACATTCCATTAAAACAGAGCCCTAGCTCACCTGTGTGGATTGTGCCCAAAGCTTGAACGGAAGTTGCTTCTCTTAGCATCTCACTAATAGTGATAGTCTCCTTAACCCACACAAGGTTTTGGTCGtctttcaaaatccataaaaCTATCTTGTAATGTTTCCACGACCTGCCAACAAGCACACCCACACATCCTTCTCCCACCTCAACTATACTTGCAAAGGCCTTGGAACAAGTATCGAAAATATCATTATACTCTTGAGCAAAATCTTCTGGTAGTGGCACCAAGCTGAAGCTCTCCTCTCTAACGTCAAATACAACTATGGTTTTTCGCCTATTATTGAACCAGTGTATGGCCCCATTGACGCACACACTTCCAGTACTTTATGTGCCTGTGTGTAAGGTCCATATCTCCATTGCAGGGTCTACCTGCAATGGCCTCCACGAAGAATCCCTACCTAGGCCTAGGGTGTATACGTTCAACCAATGATTCCATTTTCCAAGTTCCCAGGATGAGATGACCTGGAGAACCTTATACTCGTTGGTAAGGGGAGTGAAGCCAAAGTGATATGTATCAAATCCACGGGTATTTACATGGGGAAGTTGAATGGACTCTCGAGTAGTAGGGTTAAGTATGAAAACAGGGCCACACTTAAAGGATGAACAAACCAAGCCACGGACGCTCTGCAGTTTATGAACATTAGTGTTGTAATGGTCGAGAGCTATGCACCCATTCCGGTATGAAATTTCTGCGAGGGGTGTTGGAATTGGAACCTTATATTTATTCCCTCCTCCCTCTCCTTGTTGCTCCTCCTCTATTTTTGAAGAGAAGAAGCGGTTACCGtttttgaaaatgaagttAGTGGTGTTCTTGCGAAAGTTGGAGAAGGCGGCGACAAAGAAAGGGCTGCGGATGAGGGAGGACCAAGACTTGCATACGCATCTGCACCGCGTCATCAGATCCTCTGCTGGTAGCCGTGGGAGTATATGAGAGAATATGATTTCGGTTGGGAGCTCCCGAATtcgatcatcatcatcaccttcCTCctgaaattagtttttttttttctttcaaaattaaatacaaccAAAGAGCAGTGAAACGGCAATCATATAAattacacacacatatatctCCAACTTACCAATTTCCTTGGACGACTTTCTCTGGCCATTGAAAGACCTCCAACCGCCAAGCCAACCCCAAGGACGAGGGAACAAGAGAATATAGTAACGCTAAGAGGCAGAAAAGAAACCAAGAGATACTATTATATGCTTTTGCTATAGGGTTTGTTGACTTGGCATTAATAGGAAAAAGGGAATCCTAACCATATCTAGATGTATACTTTTGCTTggattggaatttgttttCTGAAAAGGTTATTCAAAACCCGATTTCACTAAAATTcttatacaattttatttttaaagtttttatttcGGGGACAATTCAAATTCCAATTGTTTGAAGAAAAGGGTCTGCCCTCCAGAAGGCATGGGATTATGCTTGTGGAGCTGGAGCCATCCAAGATCACTGAGTTTATTAAAAACGGTTCGTGTTACCAACCCAACTTCTTATAAGCCTTTGCAAGATTTtctaactttccaatgtgggattTTTTACGTTCACCTGctttgaataaatttttttcttctcctaatcacagattttatttattttttctcctttcttggTGACGAATAGATGTTTTACTGCATGTCACTGTAATCAATTGTAAATACTACCAATTAAGTTCCCCATGGCTGCCAATTTCGGTCACCCCACCCCAACCCCATCACCGTCATCTCTTCTTCAGCACCCCATTAAAAGCACTTAAGAAAAGCTATACATCATCGGAGACTAATAAACATCACGAGAATCGCATGTATTTGCTAGCTAAGAAATGATGGCGAAGAGAACATATATGTATACCTAGCTATAATGACGTTCATCCAACTCATTTTAAGGGGACAATGCTATCATCATAAATACTTACTAACTTAAGTGGTGAAGTATCCCAAAAACCTGTCAAATTatgaggaaaataaaaatcaagtaTTCTGGATCGTTTGCTCTTCATATCATAAAGATGTAATTGGAGTGCACAGTCGTCAAAACCCCGTGAAGTTTCAATACCAAAAGTGGATGCGATACATAACGAATCTGAGCAGATTGTATTTCTGTCCAAATAGAGCGCAAACGCTAGCTCGCCTGTGTGGATTGTACCCAAGACTTCAACAAATCCTGCTTCTCTCTGCATCACGCTAATAGTCTCCTTAACCCACACGAGGTTTTGGTGGTCCTTCAAAATCCATAACACTACCTTGTTCTGTTTCCACGACTTGTCAGCATACACACCCACGCATCCTCCCACCTCAATTATACTTGCATCGGCCTGGCCATAATCATCAGTAATGCGTTTGTATTCATGATTATCTTGACCAAACTCTTGATTATAATCTTGGGGTAGTGGCACCACCCTGAATGTCTCCTCTCTAACCTCAAATACCACTATCATTTTCTGCCTCTCGTACATCCAGTGTATGGCCCCATTGACGCACACACTTGCACTACATCTCACGTTTGTCTCAAAGGCGTAACTTAGAGCATCAAAAAGAAGATGGCCAGGGTCTACCTGCAATGGCCTCCACGAAGAATCCGTGCCTAGCGTGAATACGTTGAACTGAATATCCAATTTTCTAGGTGTTTTGGGACGAAATCGTTGGAAGATCTGGAGAACCTTATACTCATTGGTAAGTGGACTGAACCCGAAGTGATATGTAGTGAATGTATTGTATTCTCGTTTTACATGAGGAAGTTGGATGGACTCTCGAGTGCTAAGGTTATGTATGGAAACAGGGCAAGAGCCAGAGGATGCACAAGCCAAGCCATGGACAATCTGCTTCATGCATGGAAGCTCGGCGATGGGTGTTGGAATTAGAATATTATCATTCCCTTGTTGCTCCTCCTCGTCTATGTTTGACAAGAAGAAGAGTTCATTCTTTCGGAAAAGTAAGTTAGTGGTGGTGCTCTTGTTGCTTTCATTCCGGAAGGCTGTGACGAAGGAAGGGCAGCGGATGAGGGAGGACCAAGACTTGCATACGCACCTGCACCGCAGCAGAGCCTTTACTGGTAGCCGTAGTATAGATATTATGATTTCGGTTGGGAGCTGTGGATTTGGACGACTTTTCTGTCCATCGATGCTATACGTTTTCTAGGGTTTGTTGGCCTGGTATTAATAGTAAAACAGGATGACAAAAAAGGAATCCTAATTAATCATATCGAAATTAGGTAAATAATTAATGGAGATTTACTAttatctatatctatatatataaagcaaaaggcagagaatggtgaaacatttaaaataccagaaaatgcccttggttaatgcaaacattaagaattgaaattattaattaaatgaggataatatggtaaattcacaatttttcatatttaaaaaaattaaaagaaaaagaaaaagcagataatggatcctattttatggaacacaactacccattatcttttttaattctaaaataaatttacttattttttttaaaaaacctctcgcaagcgtgGAAGCACATGCAGAGAGACTAGTACTCAATAAAGAGCCCAAATtctggaatatatatatatatataagagtccaaattattaattttttgtttttatgtttttaaaaaaaaccatatatgaaatggactttagaaacacactcaaagcccatttacaaaactatcattgatttcttaaaataaactCAGTCCTAAAACTTCATAAAAAAGCTCAAAACACttaatagggcatcaaagtaatttaataatcaaaattaaattcaagagAGCcaactgtcattttttgagtttttttttgtgtttgttcaTAGGAATTAAGGGCTAGTTTGACATTGTTGtactgtgaaaataatcgttgtcagatttgctg
This window encodes:
- the LOC18792195 gene encoding probable F-box protein At1g53815, translating into MARESRPRKLEEGDDDDRIRELPTEIIFSHILPRLPAEDLMTRCRCVCKSWSSLIRSPFFVAAFSNFRKNTTNFIFKNGNRFFSSKIEEEQQGEGGGNKYKVPIPTPLAEISYRNGCIALDHYNTNVHKLQSVRGLVCSSFKCGPVFILNPTTRESIQLPHVNTRGFDTYHFGFTPLTNEYKVLQVISSWELGKWNHWLNVYTLGLGRDSSWRPLQVDPAMEIWTLHTGT
- the LOC18789383 gene encoding PLASMODESMATA CALLOSE-BINDING PROTEIN 3; protein product: MAALVYIVILLALTGHSSATYCICKDGVGDSALQKALDYACGAGADCSPILQSGACYQPNTIKDHCNYAVNSYFQRKGQTAQSCDFAGAATQSPTAPTSSSTSTCVYPSSTSQAGTGSTNSTTTPSTTPSTTPTTGTTPTTGTTPTTGTTPTTGTTSPSSVFGISPTGSGSLTDNTGGVASMKGTNCLFCSLTSTLLFSVFLLLWG
- the LOC18788925 gene encoding pentatricopeptide repeat-containing protein At1g26460, mitochondrial; its protein translation is MATQMAILARTRTLAKTLNPNPGFKTITTFSFLSQELQLAEPTHPIPSTPLPPNPASGSPLYNENWRNPIPNSSMTQSLLPLGFLNQSPSSRIHALSQTLDVQSLMNVFADWMTSQRWADMKQLFEFWIRSLDKNGKPNKPDVNLYNHYLRANLMTGASPGQMLDLVGHMEDYGVTPNTASFNLVLKSMHQAREIDAAEKLLERMLQTGNESPPDDESYDLVVGMLFQTDRIDAALKYIDLTLKSGYMLSMAVFRDCVQGCADKGKLDILVSIIDKCKSMDQNKALCPPWNMCNYIAEVALQVDNSKLAFHALEFMAKWIARGEQARPAVFLSVDEGLLVSALATAARTHSTTLLDASWAILRRSLRQKKAPNPESYRGKICALASLGSLQRAFSTLHEYESAYGNSDKEEELFSPFTSLHPLVVACSKGGFETLDSVYYQLENLSRADPPYKSVAALNCIILGCANIWHIERAYQTFDAISSSFELTPDIHSYNCLMYAFGKFKQTVEASNVFGHLVSLGVKPNAKSYSLLVDAHLVNKDPKSALSVIDDMVNAGFEPTRETLKKVRRRCMREMDYESDDRVDSLAKRFKIQLGSESRRNILFNLNYSTGYA
- the LOC18792495 gene encoding F-box/kelch-repeat protein At3g06240 translates to MKQIVHGLACASSGSCPVSIHNLSTRESIQLPHVKREYNTFTTYHFGFSPLTNEYKVLQIFQRFRPKTPRKLDIQFNVFTLGTDSSWRPLQVDPGHLLFDALSYAFETNVRCSASVCVNGAIHWMYERQKMIVVFEVREETFRVVPLPQDYNQEFGQDNHEYKRITDDYGQADASIIEVGGCVGVYADKSWKQNKVVLWILKDHQNLVWVKETISVMQREAGFVEVLGTIHTGELAFALYLDRNTICSDSLCIASTFGFWDTSPLKLVSIYDDSIVPLK